Part of the Pseudodesulfovibrio hydrargyri genome is shown below.
GGTCGAGTTGTCCATCCTGCGCCTGTCCCTGTACGAGATGCTGTTCACTGACATCCCGGTCAAGGCGGCCATCAACGAGGCCATCGAGCTGTCCAAGACCTTCGGCGACGACAAGTCCCGCTCCTTTGTGAACGGCATCCTGGACGGCGTGGCCAAGACCCTGAACCGCTCCTGATCCCCGGCCCCGGGCCACGCGAAACGACCACATCTTAGGATACACCATCATGGCATTAGGCAAATACTCCCCCGAGGACATCGAGAAGAAATGGCAGGCGATCTGGCAGGAGTCCGGCTGCTTCCAGGTCGAGACCGACCCGTCCAAGCCCAAGTACTACGTGCTGGAGATGTTCCCCTACCCGTCCGGCAAGATCCACATGGGCCACGTGCGCAACTACTCCATCGGCGACGTGGTGGCGCGCTTCAAGACCATGCAGGGCTTCAACGTCCTGCACCCCATGGGCTGGGACGCCTTCGGCCTGCCCGCCGAGAACGCGGCCATCAAGAACGAGACCCATCCGGCCACCTGGACCTACCAGAACATTTCCGAGATGCGCGAGCAGTTGCAGCGGCTGGGCTACTCCTACGACTGGCGGCGCGAACTGGCCACCTGCCGCCCCGAGTACTACAAGTGGGAGCAGCTGTTCTTCCTCAAGTTCCTGGAAAAGGGCTTGGCCTACCGCAAGGACTCCCCGCAGAACTGGTGCCCGACCTGCAACACCGTGCTGGCCAACGAGCAGGTGGAGGACGGTTTGTGCTGGCGCTGCGACACCGAGGTGGAGCAGAAGGACATGGAGCAGTGGTTCCTGCGCATCACCGACTACGCGGACGAACTGCTCGACGACCTCGGCTCCCTGGAGGGCGGCTGGCCCGAGCGCGTGCTGACCATGCAGCGCAACTGGATCGGCAAGTCCTACGGCGCGGAACTGACGTTCCAGGTCAAGGACCCCATCGGCGGCGAGAACGCGACCATCGACGTCTTCACCACCCGTCCCGACACGTTGTTCGGCGCGACCTTCATGTCCGTGGCCGCCGAGCATCCCATTGTCGAGAAGCTGATTGCCGACGCCCCGAACAAGGGTGAGATCGAAGCCTTCGTGACCAACATCCGGAACATGGACCGCATCAAGCGCGGAGCCGAAGATCTGGAGAAGGAAGGCGTGTTCACCGGCAAGTACTGCGTCAACCCGGTGACCGGCAAGGACATCCCCATTTACGTCGCCAATTTCGTGCTCATGGGCTACGGCACCGGCGCGGTCATGGCCGTGCCCGCCCACGACCAGCGCGATTTCGAGTTCGCCACCAAGTACAATCTGCCCAAGCAGGCGGTCATCAATCCGCCCGAGCTGCACGAAAAGGGCGAGAAACTCGACGCGGCCAACCTGACCGAGGCTTACTCCGCCCCCGGCTTCCTGATCCACTCCGGCGACTTCGACGGCATGCCCAACGAGGACGCCAAGAAGGCCATCGTCGAGCACCTGGACCAGTCCGGCAAGGGCAAGATGGCCGTCAACTACCGGCTCAGGGACTGGAACGTCTCCCGCCAGCGGTTCTGGGGCGCGCCCATCCCGATCATCTATTGCGACGACTGCGGCGCGGTTCCGGTGCCCGAAAAGGACCTGCCGGTCCTGCTGCCCGAGAACGCCCAGGTGCGCAAGGACGGCAAGTCGCCCCTGCCGGCCATGGAGGAGTTCGTCAACTGCGCCTGTCCCAAGTGCGGCAAGCCCGCCCGGCGCGAGACCGACACCTTCGACACCTTTTTCGAATCCTCCTGGTACTACATGCGCTACTGCGACCCGCGCAACGAGGACCGGCCCCTGGGCGCCGAGCACCTGGACTACTGGATGAACGTGGACCAGTACATCGGCGGCATCGAGCACGCCATCCTGCACCTGCTCTACTCCCGGTTCTTCACCAAGGCCCTGCGCGACTGCGGGTACGTCAGGAACGCCGAGCCCTTCGCCAACCTGCTGACCCAGGGCATGGTCCTCAAGGACGGCGGCAAGATGTCCAAGTCCAAGGGCAACGTGGTCGATCCGGGCGCCATGATCAACCAGTACGGCGCTGACGCCACCAGGCTGTTCATTCTCTTCGCCTCTCCGCCGGTCAAGGAGCTGGAGTGGTCCGATCA
Proteins encoded:
- the leuS gene encoding leucine--tRNA ligase, which gives rise to MALGKYSPEDIEKKWQAIWQESGCFQVETDPSKPKYYVLEMFPYPSGKIHMGHVRNYSIGDVVARFKTMQGFNVLHPMGWDAFGLPAENAAIKNETHPATWTYQNISEMREQLQRLGYSYDWRRELATCRPEYYKWEQLFFLKFLEKGLAYRKDSPQNWCPTCNTVLANEQVEDGLCWRCDTEVEQKDMEQWFLRITDYADELLDDLGSLEGGWPERVLTMQRNWIGKSYGAELTFQVKDPIGGENATIDVFTTRPDTLFGATFMSVAAEHPIVEKLIADAPNKGEIEAFVTNIRNMDRIKRGAEDLEKEGVFTGKYCVNPVTGKDIPIYVANFVLMGYGTGAVMAVPAHDQRDFEFATKYNLPKQAVINPPELHEKGEKLDAANLTEAYSAPGFLIHSGDFDGMPNEDAKKAIVEHLDQSGKGKMAVNYRLRDWNVSRQRFWGAPIPIIYCDDCGAVPVPEKDLPVLLPENAQVRKDGKSPLPAMEEFVNCACPKCGKPARRETDTFDTFFESSWYYMRYCDPRNEDRPLGAEHLDYWMNVDQYIGGIEHAILHLLYSRFFTKALRDCGYVRNAEPFANLLTQGMVLKDGGKMSKSKGNVVDPGAMINQYGADATRLFILFASPPVKELEWSDQGIDGAYRFLSRLWRLVEELEDVLTPMAPASHGKPASEAAKSLRFKEHDTIRRATRDIENEFQFNTVIAAIMELVNELYQVKDELKENDPSALSSAIATAVTLLSPVAPHICEELWAALGHTVHLTGQPWPAYDEKALVLDEVTMVVQVNGKVRGKFEAPNNAPKDAVEKLAMDLENVQKFMEGKTVRKVIVIPNKLVNIVVG